Within the Candidatus Krumholzibacteriia bacterium genome, the region GCCAGATCGCTGTGTACGGCGAGGCCAGCTCGGTGGTCCGTGGGACCCGAACGGCACTCGAGAACGTGCGTTCGGGCCGGACGCGGGACTGAAACGCGTCGACCGAACGTCGTCTCGGTGCAGGGTTTCTTCCACGGTGTCGACGCGGTTCTTCAGCATGGATGCTCCCGTCGGGCCCGTCTCGGCCCGCGATCACGATCGTGGCCGCAGAGCGTAGCAGTCCTGAGGGCTTCGGCCAGCCGCACCCAGATCCGGTGAAGGACGGCACCGCCGTTTCACGGCCGAGTAGGTGTCGGCGTCGCCGACGACCGTTCCCCCGTTCCTGCTCGATTCCGGAGTTCCACGGCATGCGAAACCTATTGCTGCTCGCTTTGATCGTTCCCGGGCTGGTCGCCCTCTCCTCCTGCTCCGACGACGACGACCCGACCTCTCCCGGCGAAGGAGGCGGGGGCGACGACACGACGGCGCCCACGCTGGTGTCCTTCAGCCCCGCCGACGGGGCCACCGACGTCGAGCCCGACGCGATCGTCCGCGCGACCTTCAACGAAGCGCTCGATCCCGAGACGGTCGACGAGACGACCTTCGTCCTGCGCCAGGGCGCCGTTCCACTGAGCGGAACGGTGACCGTCGACGGGGCCGAGGTCACCTACGTGCCCGCCGTCGCCCTCGTTCGTGCCCGCTCGCACAACGTGCGCGTGACCACCGACATCACCGATCTCGCCGGCAACCCCATCGCCGAGTTGCAGACCTGGACCTTCGTCGTCCCGGAGGAGGCCGACGCCACCGCGCCCACCGTCACCAGCTTCACGCCCGCCTCCGGGGCGACGGGCGTGGCCGCAGGGACGAACGTCGTCATTCAGTTCTCCGAGGCCATCGATCCGGCCAGCGTGACCTCGACCAGCGTGCGCCTGCTGCGCGGGAGCCAAGCGGTGGGCGCGTCGCGCAGCACGTCGGGATCGACGGTGACTCTCGATCCGTCGTCGGACCTGGCCGGCGAGACGACCTACACCGTCCAGGTCGGCACCGGTGTGCGCGACCTCGCCGGCAACGCCCTCGCGACGGCGCGCACGTGGACGTTCACCACCGCCGACGCCACCGGTCCGACCGTGGTGTCGAACCAGCCCGTGGACACGTCGATCGGTTTCGACATCGACGACCGCGTGCTCGTCCGCTTCAGCGAGCCGGTCCGCCAGTCGTCGGTGAACAACTCGACCTTCGTGGTCCAGGCCGACACCTGGGTCGACGGGACCTTCGAAGCCGTGTTGCCGGGCAACTTCGAGTTCCAGTCCGACGACACCGTCCTGTGGCGACCCCAGCGCGGCCGTCTGCAAGAATTCGAAACGGTCTACACCGTGCGACTGACCGACGGAATCCAGGACCTCGCCGGCAACCCGCTCGCGCCGGCCTCGTTCGTCTTCACGACCACCTTCCTCGACACCGACTACTGGTACCACGTCAAGAACGAACTGCGTGGCGACAGCTTCGCGCTGGGAGTCTTCACCGACACCTACGTCGCCGTGCTCTACCCGACCTCGTCGGACTTCTCGAGCACCTACTGGTACGGCTTCCCCGCGTTCGGGAGCTGGCGGCTGCGCAACAATTTCCTGGGCGACGGCCACTCGCTCGAGGGGTGGGACGGATCCCGGTTGGCGGACATGCAGCCCACCGGGGACTTCACGGGCCAGTACTGGAGCTTCGAGTTCGTGAGCGGCCGGACCTCGCTGCCGACCCCGCCGCAGAACGGCGAGAGCCCGGTGGCCTACCGCTTGCGCACGCAGTTCCAGGGCAGCGATCGGTCCCTGAGCGCGCGGCTCGAGAACGGCAACTACGTCACGCGGATGGAAGACGACTCCAACTACGTGGGCAGCTGGTGGTACCTGGAAAACCGGGGCCGCCGGTCGAAGTGACGTCGTGACGTGCGAGCGTCACGGCCGGATGGAGCGGGTGGTGGGGATCGATTCACCTGATCCCCGTCCGGGCTCACGGGCGGCGCGTCCGCCACGGTCTCTGGCACGGTCGACCCACGAGCTTTCCATGGCTGCCGGCGTTGCCTGTCGAGCCGGCGGCGTGCGAAGACATTCGAAAAGGCTGGGTTCAGGGTTGTCAGTCGGCTGGGGCTGACAAAGGGAAACGTCAGCCTCTGGGGGCTGACATTCGCCGTTGTCATCCGTTGGCGGCTGACAACCCGAAATCCGGCTTTTCGAAGAACGAATTCACCGCCCGACAACACGCGGCGACACCGCACGGCAGCGATCGACACGCGTGGATCCAGCAGATCAGCCGGCCAGCACGGGCAGCACGATCCGCGTCCAGTCCTCCCACGCGCCGTCCTGCGGGGCGTGCAGCGGATCGAGCTCGCGGCGGTCCAACCACTGCACCCGGTAGGGCTCGGCCTGGGCGGT harbors:
- a CDS encoding Ig-like domain-containing protein, whose amino-acid sequence is MRNLLLLALIVPGLVALSSCSDDDDPTSPGEGGGGDDTTAPTLVSFSPADGATDVEPDAIVRATFNEALDPETVDETTFVLRQGAVPLSGTVTVDGAEVTYVPAVALVRARSHNVRVTTDITDLAGNPIAELQTWTFVVPEEADATAPTVTSFTPASGATGVAAGTNVVIQFSEAIDPASVTSTSVRLLRGSQAVGASRSTSGSTVTLDPSSDLAGETTYTVQVGTGVRDLAGNALATARTWTFTTADATGPTVVSNQPVDTSIGFDIDDRVLVRFSEPVRQSSVNNSTFVVQADTWVDGTFEAVLPGNFEFQSDDTVLWRPQRGRLQEFETVYTVRLTDGIQDLAGNPLAPASFVFTTTFLDTDYWYHVKNELRGDSFALGVFTDTYVAVLYPTSSDFSSTYWYGFPAFGSWRLRNNFLGDGHSLEGWDGSRLADMQPTGDFTGQYWSFEFVSGRTSLPTPPQNGESPVAYRLRTQFQGSDRSLSARLENGNYVTRMEDDSNYVGSWWYLENRGRRSK